In a genomic window of bacterium:
- a CDS encoding type IV pilus twitching motility protein PilT, with product MDIATMLTKLKEESGSDLHLSAGVPPMMRVHGKLQLIDEKPLSKEDLHILLYDILTDDQKAKFEANLEMDFSIELENIARFRVNTFYQRRGEGVVFRIIPTKIKTIAELGLPETLLQFTHLHRGLVLVTGPTGSGKSTTLAALIDAVNEEREDHIITIEDPIEFVHHNKRCMVNQREVGSHTKSFANALRAALREDPDVILVGEMRDLETTAMAISAAETGHLVFATLHTNSAPQTIDRIIDIFPTHQQAQIRAQLSESLAGVVCQTLIPTVDGMGRVCALEIMVGTPAVRALIREGKTHQLPSIIQTSAKFGMQSLDQHLKTLVMQGKIKGVDAYERAINKEAFAQYAPMK from the coding sequence ATGGATATTGCTACAATGTTAACTAAGTTGAAAGAAGAATCGGGGTCTGACCTTCATCTTTCTGCTGGCGTCCCGCCGATGATGCGCGTTCATGGAAAACTCCAGCTGATTGATGAAAAACCATTATCGAAAGAAGACCTGCATATCCTGTTATATGATATTTTAACCGATGACCAGAAAGCGAAATTCGAAGCGAATCTAGAAATGGATTTCTCGATAGAACTGGAGAATATTGCTCGATTCCGAGTAAATACGTTTTATCAGCGGCGTGGAGAAGGGGTTGTATTTCGTATCATTCCAACCAAAATTAAAACAATTGCTGAACTCGGATTACCGGAAACATTATTACAGTTCACGCATCTCCATCGCGGTCTCGTTTTAGTTACCGGGCCGACTGGTTCCGGGAAATCAACGACGTTAGCTGCGTTAATTGATGCGGTGAATGAAGAACGAGAAGACCATATTATTACTATCGAAGACCCGATAGAGTTTGTCCATCATAATAAACGATGTATGGTTAACCAGCGCGAAGTAGGTTCCCATACCAAATCGTTTGCGAATGCGTTACGCGCTGCGTTACGAGAGGACCCGGATGTTATTTTAGTTGGTGAAATGCGGGATTTAGAAACAACCGCAATGGCGATTTCTGCAGCGGAAACCGGTCATTTAGTTTTTGCTACGTTACATACCAACTCTGCTCCGCAAACGATTGACCGGATCATTGATATTTTTCCGACGCATCAACAAGCGCAAATTCGCGCGCAATTGAGTGAATCGTTAGCTGGGGTGGTTTGTCAGACCTTAATCCCGACCGTGGATGGTATGGGTCGGGTTTGTGCGCTAGAGATTATGGTGGGTACGCCAGCGGTACGAGCATTAATTCGCGAAGGAAAAACGCATCAATTACCGTCAATCATTCAGACCAGCGCTAAATTCGGGATGCAAAGTCTTGACCAGCATCTGAAAACGTTGGTAATGCAAGGGAAAATTAAAGGGGTAGATGCGTATGAACGCGCGATTAATAAAGAAGCGTTTGCGCAATATGCTCCAATGAAATAG